The following nucleotide sequence is from Barnesiella propionica.
TTCATTGTTTGTAAATTGTCATTTTTCTGTGACAAAAGTAATGATTAGTTTCTTCTTTCCAAACTTTTTGCGGCTTTTTTTGATGTAATATTAAAAAAATAAGTTTGAGGACTCGGTGGAGAATAATACAATTCTGAATACCGGAAATATGATTAAAATAAACCAAGATAATGTGTGTAAGTATTTAAAAATATATATTATGCTTTGGAATATATATGTTGGTAAGTATGGCAATAATGAAGTAAACAGGGAACCTTTTTATTAAAAAATAAGCAGGAATAGTAACTTTTACGAAATTTTCTTTATCTTTGAACGATTTATAAAGGAGGCAAATATGAAAGCTGTAGAGCAGATACTGGTAAATGGTATAGAAAACGCATTTAAAGAGGCGATAGCAAAAGCTGATGAGAAGAATTTGGCATTATCCGATATGTACATACGGATAAAAAATGAGGAAGCTTCTTTTACTATATATGATGATACCGATAATGTATTGGTCCAGGTGAATGTTGATGAACTCAGTGAATGGAAAGATCCTTCGGACGAGGGTTATGAAATGGCTTTAACCGGATTCCTGAAACAAATATTGAATACTCCCTCATTGAAATCTGAATTTGAAAAGCTCAATATATTAACTCCTTTTTCGGTTGTGCTGGTCGATGATGATTTTGAGGCAATTGCCGAGTTATTGACTATAGATGATGAAAATATTTATCTTGAAGATAATTTCTGGAACAAAATGGATAAGGAACTGGATGAATTTTTTGAAAATCTGATGAAAGATGTAAAATAAGAATATACTGAAAAAATAATATAAAGTGCCGGTCATTATTCTCTATGAACGGCATTTTCGTGTTTTGTACCCAATATAAAAGATAAATCATGAAATAAAAAATATAGAATTGTAAACTATTAATATGAAAAAAATAATTCTATCAATTGCATTATGTCTTTATTGTATTATAACATTCGGACAAAATCTAACTCAAGAAATTGAAAAAGTGATACAAGAGAAACAGGCTTCTATAGGCGTGGCAGTCATGTATGGAGACAAAACTTTTGCTGTCGCCAATCATAAAAAATATCCAATCATGAGTGTATTCAAATTTCATATTGCAGTAACAGCATTAAAAAAGATGGAAACGGAAAATATACCTTTAGATAGTATGATATATATAGAGCCAAAACAAATCCATAAAAAAACATTTAGCCCATTAAGAGATAAATATCCAAATCAAAGAATACACCTATCATATCGAGATATGATAGAATATACAGTTGCACATAGCGATAATAACACATGTGATTTACTGATAGAATTTGTAGGAGGGATAAAGAATGTGGATACATATATAAAATCACTTGGAATTAAAGACCTAAATCTTACGGAGACGGAACATGATATGCATGAAAACATAATGAATTGCTACAATAATTGGAGTACGCCTTTATCTATTGCACAATTATTAAAGAAAGTCTATACAGAAAATATTTTGACTGAAGACCACTTTACTTTTTTAGAAAAAATCATGCTTAATTGTTCTTCAGGAAAAGACAAATTAAAAGCAGGATTGCCTGCAGACATTAAGATAGCTCACAAAACAGGACATTCAGATCGCACTTCTGACGGTTTGCAAATAAGCGAGGCTGATGCCGGGGTTATTTATTTACCTAATGGAGAAAAATGTTATATTGTGGTTTTGATAAAAGATTCTCGAGAGTCGGATAAAGACAATGCTAAAATAATGGCAGATATAGCGAATTTAACTTTTAGAATTTATAATACCGGTATTTAATATATGAATTACCCCAATAATATAATACGTACAAAAGGGCTCTTTTTTCAGAGCTCTTTTGTATTTAGATATTCTCTTATACTGAAATAGAGTTATACCTAAAGATGAAAAAAATCAAGTATTAGTTTGAATATCGAAACTAAACAACTATTTTTGCGGTCGCATTTTGTAAACGTGTGTACAAATATCTTTGTTCTTGTTATACAAAGCATATTATCGTATTGATTATAAGTTTAATATTAAATAAATTCGAAAGAATGAACGTTTCGCAACAAAACACTGACAAATTAAATGCAGTAATTTCTATTGAGGTTACTAAAGCAGATTACCAGGAGAGTGTAAATAAAGCTCTGCGCACTTATGGCCAGAAAGCAAATATTCCCGGTTTCCGTAAAGGAAAAGTTCCCTTTGGTATACTCAACAAGATGTTCGGAAAATCTGTGTTGGTAGAAGAGATCAATAAGTTGGTTTCTGATAAACTTTTCGGATATATTCGTGAAAATCAATTAAATATTTTAGGTGAACCTATGCCTGTAGAAAATCAGGAAATTGATTTTGATAAACAGGAAGATTTTACCTTTAATTTCGATATAGCTTTGGCTCCGGAAATAAAAGTTTCACTGAATAAAGATGTACATGTTCCTTATTATAATATCACCGTGGATGATGATATGGTTAATAAACAGATAGACGCTTTTGCAAACCGCTATGGAAAACAAGTAGTAGTGGAAGAAGTGGGAGAAAAAGATCTGGTGAAAGGTTCAATGGTGGAACTGAATGAGGATGGAACATCTAAAGAAGGAGGAATTGTGGTGGAATCTACGGTCGTTTCTCCTTATTATTTTAAAAATGAAGATGAGAAAGCTAAATTTGTCGGTGCTAAAACAGGTGCTAAAGTCGTATTCAACCCGGCAAATACCTGTGATGCGAATCCGGCTGAACTGGCTTCGATGCTGAATATTGATAAGGCTGTTGCTGCTGATGTGAAGTCTTCTTTTGAAATGACCATTAAGGAAATTACAGGTTTGAAACCTGCTGAAATGGATCAGGAATTCTTTGATAATGTATTTGGTAAAGATACGGTAAAATCGGAAGATGAATTCAAGGCAAAAGTTCGTGAATTCATTGCCATGCAATTAGCTCCCGAAAGTAATTATAAGTTCGGTATCGATGCACGTGAAGTCATTGAAAAACAAATCGGGGAATTTGATTTACCTGATACTTTCCTGAAACGTTGGTTGTTGGCTACCAATAAAGAACGCAAAGCAGAAACTATCGATGACGAATATACAAAAATGTTGCCGGACCTTAAATGGCATCTTATCAAAGAACAGATTGCTAAAGATACTCAATTGAAGATAGAAGACGCCGATCTTATGATTATGGCTAAGAACGTAGCTGCATCGCAATTTGCTCAATACGGAATGACCGGACTTCCTGACGATGTATTGGAAAAATATGCTAAAGAAATGCTGGATAACCGGGAAACAAAAAGCAATTTGATAGATCGTGTTACTGAAACCAAGATACTTGCCGGTATTAAAGACGCTGTGACATTAGATGAAAAATCTATATCCAGCGAAGATTTCTACAAAATGTTTGAGAATAAATAAGACCTTATAGATATTCTCTTTTAAGGAACCCGCTCTGTTCAAATGCAGAGCGGGTTTTTATTTAGGTTTTCCTTTTTACCGGAAATAAATTTGTGACTATAAAATATGGTTACTTGCATGTCAATGTTTATATTTGCACTCCTTTTGCTGAAAATGTGTAAAGACAGTTCTTGCAATTATGCGGATAAATAGAAAATCCTTCGGGATTTTTGTTTTATAGAACAAAATTTACAGTGTGTAATTCTTAATGATATTAAATACTGTTTTCCGCGTGAATAAAACTTGCAGGATTCTTGAATTTATTTATAACTTTGTTTGTTAGTATAATAGAAAACCAATTAAAAAGAACATATTTATGGCTAATGACTTTAGAAATTATGCGGTAAAACATCTGGGGATGAACGGGCTGGCTATAGACCAGTATATGGCGGCTTCGGATATTACCAGTAGTTACATTTCTCCGACCATTATCGAAGAGCGTCAGCTCAATATCGCTCAAATGGACGTGTTTTCCCGTTTGATGATGGATCGTATTATATTTATGGGAACTCAGGTAGATGATTATTCCGCCAATGTGATTCAGGCCCAGTTGCTTTATCTGGATTCGGCCGATCCCGGAAAAGACATATCTATTTATTTCAATAGTCCCGGAGGTTCGGTATATGCAGGATTAGGCATTTATGATACTATGCAATATATTAGCAGCGATGTATCCACTATATGTACAGGCATGGCGGCATCGATGGCTGCTGTATTATTAGTATCTGGAACCAAAGGAAAAAGATTCGCTTTACAGCATTCTCGCGTAATGATTCACCAGCCGATGGGTGGTGCTCAGGGGCAGGCTTCCGATATAGAGATTACGGCTCGGGAAATACAAAAACTTAAAAAAGAACTTTACACCATAATAGCCGAACATTCCGGAAATTCTTATGAAAAGGTAGAAAGAGATTCCGATCGAGATTACTGGATGACTGCTGTCGAAGCAAAAGAATACGGTATGATTGATGATGTATTGATAAAAGCGGCCCGTTGATATAAAGGCCCGCAGTTATATAACCTAAACAAGAATGGCAAAAAAAGAAAACAGATGTAGCTTTTGTGGCCGCTCCGAACACGAAGTTAATTTGCTTATGCCCGGCCGTGACGGATGCATTTGCGATATGTGTGCCGAGCAAGCCTATCTCATAACAGAAGAATATTTGAACAAAAAGAAGTCGGGAAACAAGAATGATTTGGGTTTCACCAAGCAGGATCTGCCTCGTCCGGCCGATATTAAAGCATTTCTGGACCAGTATGTTATAGGACAGGATGCCGCCAAGCGTTATCTTTCCGTATCGGTGTATAACCATTATAAACGGCTGATGCAGAACTTTTCTCAGGATGATGATGTGGAAATCGAGAAATCCAATATTATCATGGTGGGACCTACGGGGACAGGAAAAACTTTGCTGGCAAAAACAATCGCCAGGCTGCTGAAAGTACCGTTCACGATTGTCGATGCAACAGTGCTTACCGAAGCCGGATACGTAGGGGAAGATATAGAAAGTATTCTTACCCGTTTATTGCAGGTGGCTGATTATGATGTTGCCGCTGCCGAACGTGGTATAGTTTTTATCGATGAAATAGATAAAATTGCACGTAAAAGCGATAATCCGTCGATAACGAGGGATGTTAGCGGCGAAGGAGTTCAGCAAGGGCTCTTAAAATTACTGGAGGGTTCTATTGTGAATGTTCCCCCTCAGGGAGGACGTAAGCATCCGGAACAAAAAATGATCCCCGTAAATACTAAAAACATACTATATATTTGCGGAGGGGCTTTTGATGGAATAGAGCGTAAAATAGCCATGCGCCTTAACACTCATGTGGTAGGATATAATAGAGGGAACCGTCATTCTGTAGCCGATCGCGATAATATGTTGCAATATGTGGCGCCTCAGGATTTAAAGGCTTTCGGCCTGATTCCCGAGATAATAGGCCGCTTACCTATACTTACTTCGTTACAGCCGTTGGATAAGGAATCTTTGCGCCGTATACTCGTCGAACCGAAAAATTCCATTATTAAACAATATATCAAGTTGTTCGATATGGATGGGGTTACTCTTACATTTGATGACGATGTGCTGGACTATGTTGTAGAGAAAGCTATTGAATTTAAGTTAGGAGCACGCGGTTTGAGGTCTATAGTCGAGACTATTATGATGGATGCCATGTACGAGATACCGTCTTCCAATAAGAAGAAATTGACTATTACCCAAAAATATGCTGCGGAGAAACTTGAAAAAGCAAATTTGTTGGCGTTGCATTAAAAAATAATCAAGAAAAAATTGGAGAAATCAAAGAGATATTTATAAATTTGTTACAGTCAATTATGCT
It contains:
- the bla gene encoding class A beta-lactamase, whose protein sequence is MKKIILSIALCLYCIITFGQNLTQEIEKVIQEKQASIGVAVMYGDKTFAVANHKKYPIMSVFKFHIAVTALKKMETENIPLDSMIYIEPKQIHKKTFSPLRDKYPNQRIHLSYRDMIEYTVAHSDNNTCDLLIEFVGGIKNVDTYIKSLGIKDLNLTETEHDMHENIMNCYNNWSTPLSIAQLLKKVYTENILTEDHFTFLEKIMLNCSSGKDKLKAGLPADIKIAHKTGHSDRTSDGLQISEADAGVIYLPNGEKCYIVVLIKDSRESDKDNAKIMADIANLTFRIYNTGI
- the tig gene encoding trigger factor → MNVSQQNTDKLNAVISIEVTKADYQESVNKALRTYGQKANIPGFRKGKVPFGILNKMFGKSVLVEEINKLVSDKLFGYIRENQLNILGEPMPVENQEIDFDKQEDFTFNFDIALAPEIKVSLNKDVHVPYYNITVDDDMVNKQIDAFANRYGKQVVVEEVGEKDLVKGSMVELNEDGTSKEGGIVVESTVVSPYYFKNEDEKAKFVGAKTGAKVVFNPANTCDANPAELASMLNIDKAVAADVKSSFEMTIKEITGLKPAEMDQEFFDNVFGKDTVKSEDEFKAKVREFIAMQLAPESNYKFGIDAREVIEKQIGEFDLPDTFLKRWLLATNKERKAETIDDEYTKMLPDLKWHLIKEQIAKDTQLKIEDADLMIMAKNVAASQFAQYGMTGLPDDVLEKYAKEMLDNRETKSNLIDRVTETKILAGIKDAVTLDEKSISSEDFYKMFENK
- the clpP gene encoding ATP-dependent Clp endopeptidase proteolytic subunit ClpP; protein product: MANDFRNYAVKHLGMNGLAIDQYMAASDITSSYISPTIIEERQLNIAQMDVFSRLMMDRIIFMGTQVDDYSANVIQAQLLYLDSADPGKDISIYFNSPGGSVYAGLGIYDTMQYISSDVSTICTGMAASMAAVLLVSGTKGKRFALQHSRVMIHQPMGGAQGQASDIEITAREIQKLKKELYTIIAEHSGNSYEKVERDSDRDYWMTAVEAKEYGMIDDVLIKAAR
- the clpX gene encoding ATP-dependent Clp protease ATP-binding subunit ClpX; amino-acid sequence: MAKKENRCSFCGRSEHEVNLLMPGRDGCICDMCAEQAYLITEEYLNKKKSGNKNDLGFTKQDLPRPADIKAFLDQYVIGQDAAKRYLSVSVYNHYKRLMQNFSQDDDVEIEKSNIIMVGPTGTGKTLLAKTIARLLKVPFTIVDATVLTEAGYVGEDIESILTRLLQVADYDVAAAERGIVFIDEIDKIARKSDNPSITRDVSGEGVQQGLLKLLEGSIVNVPPQGGRKHPEQKMIPVNTKNILYICGGAFDGIERKIAMRLNTHVVGYNRGNRHSVADRDNMLQYVAPQDLKAFGLIPEIIGRLPILTSLQPLDKESLRRILVEPKNSIIKQYIKLFDMDGVTLTFDDDVLDYVVEKAIEFKLGARGLRSIVETIMMDAMYEIPSSNKKKLTITQKYAAEKLEKANLLALH